Below is a genomic region from Caulobacter rhizosphaerae.
CCGGCCAGCTTCTTGACGTCGTTGACGGAGCTCTTCATCGCCTACTCCGACTCGTGCAGCCAGGAGCGGAGGATCGCGACGGACTCGTCGGGGTGCTTTTCGACGAACTCCGAGACCCGCTTGATCGACGAGGCCTTCACCTGGCCTTCGATCTTGGCGATGTCGATGCGTTGATCCATGTCGGCGGGACCGGCGATGGCGATCGGCTCGCCCGTCTGGTCGACGACCACTTCCTGGGTCGTGCCGTCCGACAGGGTGACCATGCGGGTGATCTGCGGCGTGTTCAGCGCCAGGCCCAGCGGGGTCGGCGGCGGGCTCATCAGGCTCTTCAGGAACGGGCGCACCGCGAACAGCAGGATCAGCAGGGCCACGACGGCCAGCACGCCCAGTTCGGCGAAGCGCATCAGGTCGTTCTTGTCGATGCCGTCCATCAGGCCAGCCTTGCCCAGACCCTGGTCCTCGGGTTGCGGGAAGCGGACATTGACCACCGAGACCTGGTCACCACGGGTCTGGTCGAAGCCGACGGCGGTCTTCACCAGTTGCTCCAGCTGCGCCATTTCGGCGGCGGAGCGCGGAGTGTAGGCGCCCGGCTTGCCGTCCTTGCCGGGAGGGGCGGTGACGCCGTCCACGGCCACGGCGATGGCGACCTTGCGGACCTTGCCCGGCTCCTGGACGGTGGTCGTGGTGCTTTCCGAGATCTCGTAGTTGGTGACGCTCTCGTTGCTGTCCTGCTTGGCGCCCAGCGGCTGGAAGCCGTTCGGGGTCTGGCCGGGGATGTTCTGGGTCGAGGTGACGCCGCCGGTGTCGTCGTTCTTGGTCTCGCTGGAATTGTTGGCGTTGGTGCTTTCCGAGCGGATGACCTGGCCGTCCGGATCGAACTTGCGCTCCTGGGTGGTGACACGGTTCAGGTCGAGGTCGGCGGTGACGTTGACGCGCGCCTTGCCCGGGCCCAGCACGCCGTCGATCATGTCCTTGACGGTCTTGGCGATGCGGGCCTCGGCCTCGCTCTTGGCGTCCTGGGCCAGCTTGCCGGCCAGGCTCTCGTCGTTGCCGGCCGACAGGGTCTTGCCGTGCTGGTCGATGACGTTGACGGCGTCGGGCTTCATGCCGGCGACCGAACCGGCCACCAGGTTCTGGACAGCGCGGACCATGTCGGCGGACGGCTCGCGGCCGGTGCTGATGGTGACGGCGGCGGTCGGCTTCTCGGCGTCTTCCTCGAACAGCTGCCGCTTGGGGATCACCAGGTGGACGCGGGCGGCGCGCACGCCGTCCCAGCCCTGGATGGTGCGCTCCAGCTCGCCCTGCAGGGCGCGCTGGCGGTTCAGTTGCTGGACGAAGTCGGTCTGGCCCAGCGCGTTGCCGGTGTCGAAGATCTCGTAGCCGACCGAGCCGGACGTCACCAAGCCCTTGGTGAAGATCAGCTGGCGCGCGGCGTTGACCTTGTCGCGGGCGACATAGATCGTCGAGCCGTCGCTCTTGGTCTCGTACTTGATGCCGGCGGTGTCCAGCGCCTGGGTGGCGGCGGCGGATTCCTTGGGGTCGACATTGGACAGCAGCAGCTCGTTGGGCTGCTTGCTCATCATCATCATCACGGCGGCGATCACGGCGATCGCGCCCGCGGCGACGCCGATCAGGGCGGCCAGACGGCCGACGCCAAACCTTTGAATCGCGCTGAGGAACTTATCCAACCTACGCCCTACCCCTGAAAAGCGTCCCCCTAGAGGACGCCCGCCGCTGCGCGCCGGAGCACGCCGTCGCTAGGCAGGATTTACCCAGTGCAAGGTAAACGGGTCGTTTACAAAGGGCCCCTCCAAGGGGGTCCCAGGGGCGCCAAAAGGTCGCGGCCGCGTCCCTGGGGGACGCGGCCGCTGAACTGTTCGACAGGTCGCCGAGGGCTCAAAACCCCCGTACGACATGGACTTCCGGCCCGCTGACTAGCGG
It encodes:
- the fliF gene encoding flagellar basal-body MS-ring/collar protein FliF — translated: MDKFLSAIQRFGVGRLAALIGVAAGAIAVIAAVMMMMSKQPNELLLSNVDPKESAAATQALDTAGIKYETKSDGSTIYVARDKVNAARQLIFTKGLVTSGSVGYEIFDTGNALGQTDFVQQLNRQRALQGELERTIQGWDGVRAARVHLVIPKRQLFEEDAEKPTAAVTISTGREPSADMVRAVQNLVAGSVAGMKPDAVNVIDQHGKTLSAGNDESLAGKLAQDAKSEAEARIAKTVKDMIDGVLGPGKARVNVTADLDLNRVTTQERKFDPDGQVIRSESTNANNSSETKNDDTGGVTSTQNIPGQTPNGFQPLGAKQDSNESVTNYEISESTTTTVQEPGKVRKVAIAVAVDGVTAPPGKDGKPGAYTPRSAAEMAQLEQLVKTAVGFDQTRGDQVSVVNVRFPQPEDQGLGKAGLMDGIDKNDLMRFAELGVLAVVALLILLFAVRPFLKSLMSPPPTPLGLALNTPQITRMVTLSDGTTQEVVVDQTGEPIAIAGPADMDQRIDIAKIEGQVKASSIKRVSEFVEKHPDESVAILRSWLHESE